In Leisingera sp. NJS204, the following are encoded in one genomic region:
- a CDS encoding HupE/UreJ family protein, with the protein MSAAFARVAVCVLAALVLTLVRTPPAAAHEARPVYVEIAEISPGHFSASWKAPVTVDLDNIPQVVLPAPCRLLEPTSGPGAQRHRMYACAPDLSGLTVRVDYPRHNPAIASLIRFTRLSGETYLGVLDPGKTGWTIPARERPWQVAGQYAGLGVDHILQGWDHLLFVACLIFLTGTPRRMALAVTGFTAAHSLTLAFAAFGILRASVAPVEAVIALSVAFLASELARNKRGTLSWRYPIFIAALFGLLHGFGFATVLRETGLPQTEALTALLFFNLGVEIGQILFLTVTLAACQMVRVVFCRGEDLAALLQKVQRPASYPIGVLAVYWTLNRTAQFWG; encoded by the coding sequence ATGAGCGCGGCGTTTGCACGCGTTGCCGTCTGCGTTCTGGCGGCGCTTGTCCTGACGCTGGTGCGGACCCCGCCGGCCGCGGCGCATGAGGCGCGGCCGGTCTATGTCGAGATCGCCGAAATATCGCCTGGTCATTTCTCGGCGTCCTGGAAGGCGCCCGTCACCGTGGATCTTGACAACATCCCGCAGGTCGTCTTGCCAGCGCCTTGCCGGCTTCTGGAACCCACGTCGGGTCCGGGCGCACAGCGACATCGCATGTATGCCTGCGCGCCGGACCTGTCCGGCCTGACCGTCCGGGTCGACTATCCGCGGCACAATCCGGCGATCGCAAGCCTGATCCGCTTCACACGGCTGTCCGGCGAGACATACCTCGGGGTGCTGGACCCGGGCAAGACCGGCTGGACAATCCCCGCACGCGAACGTCCGTGGCAGGTTGCCGGTCAATATGCCGGGCTCGGGGTCGACCATATCCTGCAAGGCTGGGATCATCTTCTTTTCGTCGCCTGCCTGATTTTCCTTACCGGAACTCCCCGGCGCATGGCCCTTGCGGTGACCGGATTCACTGCGGCGCATTCGCTGACGCTGGCGTTTGCCGCCTTTGGTATCCTAAGGGCCAGTGTGGCCCCGGTCGAGGCGGTGATCGCGCTTTCCGTTGCCTTTTTGGCAAGCGAATTGGCTCGGAACAAGCGTGGCACACTAAGCTGGCGCTATCCGATCTTCATCGCTGCACTCTTCGGTCTGTTGCATGGTTTCGGCTTCGCTACGGTGCTGCGTGAAACCGGTCTGCCGCAAACCGAGGCGTTGACGGCGCTGCTGTTTTTCAACCTGGGCGTCGAGATCGGCCAGATCCTCTTCCTCACTGTGACCTTGGCCGCTTGCCAGATGGTGCGGGTGGTTTTTTGCCGGGGTGAGGACCTTGCTGCACTGCTCCAGAAGGTTCAACGGCCTGCGAGCTATCCGATCGGTGTGCTTGCGGTCTACTGGACGCTCAACCGGACAGCGCAATTCTGGGGTTGA
- a CDS encoding sigma-54-dependent transcriptional regulator: MTVKDLAALTDPLELASILIVDDEPGMRNFLVKTLRPLCRLVDEAENTEAAAALLNTGQYDVMILDNIMPGQKGLEWLAEQRRDGGFTDTILITAYADLQTAIDALRAGASDFILKPFRSNQILNALRRCLETARLKRENMLLRRELETTGAGRRRRRELVGTSPAIARVCGTLDRVAQVSTPVLITGASGTGKEVAARHLHMRSNRAGAPFVPVQCGAIPADVIEYELFGHAPGAFPGAPAGREGLLASAQGGTVFFDEIGELSPSAQSTLLRVLEDGRIRPIGTERTVQLDLRFVMSSSRALAEAVNAGSFRADLLFRINVIDIAMPPLRERGSDIIDLAELFLTEIAAQLQLPPLVLPAGVKSALLRHDWPGNIRELRNFIERSLIFGGFSLDTLAPARPAASILPLEEVERREILQALEAVGGNRSEAARQLGVSRKTIDRKCAAWGL, from the coding sequence ATGACAGTTAAAGATTTGGCAGCGCTGACCGACCCGCTTGAACTGGCAAGCATACTCATTGTGGACGATGAGCCGGGCATGCGTAATTTCCTGGTGAAAACCCTGCGTCCATTGTGCCGGCTGGTGGACGAAGCCGAAAACACCGAAGCTGCCGCCGCCCTGCTCAACACCGGGCAATATGACGTGATGATTCTCGACAACATCATGCCTGGCCAGAAAGGCCTCGAATGGCTGGCGGAGCAACGCCGTGACGGCGGCTTTACCGACACCATACTGATCACTGCCTATGCCGATCTGCAAACCGCGATCGACGCCCTGCGCGCCGGTGCGTCGGACTTTATCCTTAAGCCGTTCCGCTCGAACCAGATCCTCAATGCCCTGCGCCGCTGTCTGGAAACCGCCCGCCTTAAGCGGGAAAACATGCTGCTGCGCCGCGAGCTGGAAACTACCGGCGCCGGCCGCCGCCGCCGCCGCGAACTGGTCGGAACCTCCCCCGCAATTGCCCGGGTCTGCGGCACCCTGGACCGGGTCGCACAGGTTTCAACGCCGGTGCTGATCACCGGCGCCTCCGGCACCGGCAAGGAGGTCGCCGCCCGCCACCTGCATATGCGCTCAAATCGCGCCGGGGCGCCCTTTGTGCCAGTGCAATGCGGCGCCATCCCGGCTGATGTGATCGAGTACGAACTGTTCGGCCATGCCCCCGGCGCCTTTCCCGGTGCCCCGGCAGGCCGCGAAGGGCTGCTGGCCTCGGCGCAGGGCGGCACTGTGTTCTTTGACGAAATCGGCGAGCTTAGCCCTTCGGCGCAAAGCACGCTGCTGCGGGTGCTGGAAGACGGGCGCATCCGCCCGATCGGCACCGAACGCACGGTGCAGCTTGATCTGCGCTTTGTGATGAGCTCCAGCCGCGCGCTGGCCGAAGCCGTGAACGCCGGAAGTTTCCGCGCCGATCTGCTGTTCCGCATCAATGTGATCGACATTGCGATGCCGCCCTTGCGCGAACGCGGCTCCGACATAATTGACCTTGCCGAACTGTTCCTGACTGAAATCGCCGCCCAGCTGCAGCTGCCGCCGCTGGTGCTGCCCGCCGGCGTCAAGTCGGCTTTGCTGCGGCATGACTGGCCCGGCAATATCCGCGAGCTCAGGAATTTCATTGAACGCTCCCTGATCTTCGGCGGCTTCTCTCTGGACACGCTGGCGCCCGCCCGGCCTGCGGCCAGTATCCTGCCGCTGGAGGAGGTCGAACGCCGCGAGATCCTGCAAGCGCTGGAGGCCGTTGGCGGCAACCGCAGCGAAGCGGCGCGGCAGCTGGGTGTCTCGCGCAAGACAATCGACCGCAAATGCGCGGCCTGGGGACTGTAA
- a CDS encoding sensor histidine kinase, translating into MNRLRPLLQSVRVRLLVIALMPMLVLMPLLLGFTTWRWSDKIDGLLISKVTGDLTIADQYLARLTATSGEQLDAVAQSVRLRSALTAGSTADFLAQEKARLGLDFLYLTGPGGQPGFTPTDWPVLSGALAGRWQSAVDILNAAQLDTLVPGLAARAAIPLVATEAAVPTSRSAETRGMIIHSAAPVTLPDGRPALLAGGRLLNRNLGFIDTINALVYREQSLPEGSQGTATLFLEDVRISTNVRLFENVRALGTRVSAEVRGQVLGRGEIWLDRAFVVNDWYISAYEPILDSRGRRAGMLYVGFLETPFRQAKRSSVLALGGAFLLIAALSVPIFLRWAGRIFRPLEGMNQTIARVEQGDFTARNRPQAASGEIARVAAHFDSLLDQVQERDRQLRHWGESLEAKVGERTADLREANRRLEQTTERLIVSEKLAAVGEITASVAHEINNPVAVIQGNLDLARSVLGGHAAPVEEEFRLIDDQVYRIGVIVSKLLQFARPEEYSGASGLISPAEVLSDCLVLTRHQLDACSVEAETRLTSTREVRMSRTELQQVLVNLILNAVQAMPAGGRLTLTAEDAPEGVLLTATDTGTGIPPELQNRIFDPFFTTKQAQGTGLGLSISHQLVSRAGGRITVQSEPGQGSRFEIFLPCPAVA; encoded by the coding sequence ATGAACCGCCTGCGCCCGCTGCTGCAATCGGTCCGGGTCCGGCTGCTGGTGATTGCCCTGATGCCGATGCTGGTGCTGATGCCGCTGCTGCTGGGTTTCACCACCTGGCGCTGGTCGGACAAAATCGACGGGTTGCTGATCAGCAAGGTGACCGGCGATCTCACCATTGCCGACCAGTATCTGGCGCGGCTGACCGCCACCTCGGGCGAACAGCTGGACGCAGTGGCGCAATCGGTCCGCCTCCGCAGCGCGCTGACGGCGGGCAGCACGGCGGATTTCCTGGCGCAGGAAAAGGCCCGGCTCGGCCTTGATTTCCTGTATCTTACAGGCCCCGGCGGCCAGCCCGGGTTTACCCCCACCGACTGGCCGGTTCTGAGCGGTGCCTTGGCCGGGCGATGGCAAAGCGCCGTCGACATTCTGAACGCCGCCCAGCTTGATACGCTGGTCCCCGGCCTTGCCGCCCGCGCCGCCATCCCGCTGGTCGCAACCGAAGCTGCGGTGCCCACCAGCCGCAGCGCCGAAACCCGCGGCATGATCATTCACTCGGCCGCTCCGGTCACCCTGCCGGATGGCCGTCCTGCGCTTTTGGCCGGAGGGCGGCTGCTGAACCGCAATCTCGGTTTCATCGACACCATCAACGCGCTGGTCTACCGCGAGCAAAGCCTGCCGGAGGGCAGCCAGGGCACCGCCACGCTGTTTCTCGAGGACGTGCGGATCTCCACCAATGTGCGGCTGTTCGAAAACGTGCGCGCCCTCGGCACCCGGGTCTCGGCCGAGGTGCGTGGTCAGGTGCTGGGGCGTGGTGAAATCTGGCTCGACCGCGCCTTTGTGGTGAATGACTGGTACATCTCCGCCTATGAACCGATCCTCGACAGCCGCGGCAGGCGGGCCGGGATGCTTTATGTCGGCTTTCTGGAAACCCCGTTCCGCCAGGCCAAGCGCAGCTCGGTGCTGGCGCTGGGGGGCGCTTTCCTGCTGATCGCTGCCTTGTCGGTGCCGATCTTCCTGCGATGGGCCGGGCGCATCTTCCGCCCCCTTGAGGGCATGAACCAGACCATCGCCCGTGTCGAACAGGGCGACTTCACCGCGCGCAACCGCCCGCAGGCTGCCAGCGGTGAGATTGCCCGCGTGGCCGCCCATTTCGACAGCCTGCTGGACCAGGTTCAGGAGCGCGACCGCCAATTGCGGCACTGGGGCGAAAGCCTTGAAGCCAAGGTCGGAGAACGCACGGCCGACCTGCGCGAGGCAAACCGGCGGCTGGAACAGACCACCGAACGTTTGATTGTCTCTGAAAAGCTTGCCGCGGTTGGTGAAATCACTGCCTCCGTCGCGCATGAGATCAACAACCCGGTGGCGGTGATCCAGGGCAATCTCGACCTCGCCCGCTCGGTGCTGGGCGGCCACGCCGCCCCGGTCGAGGAGGAATTCCGCCTCATCGACGATCAGGTCTACCGGATCGGCGTGATCGTCTCGAAATTGCTGCAATTCGCCCGCCCGGAAGAATACTCCGGCGCCTCCGGGCTGATCTCTCCGGCCGAGGTGCTGTCGGACTGCCTGGTGCTGACCCGCCATCAGCTCGACGCCTGTTCGGTCGAGGCAGAGACCCGTCTGACCAGCACCCGCGAGGTGCGGATGTCGCGCACAGAACTGCAGCAGGTGCTGGTCAATCTGATCCTCAACGCAGTGCAAGCCATGCCCGCCGGCGGCCGCCTGACTCTGACCGCTGAAGATGCCCCGGAGGGCGTGCTGCTGACCGCCACAGACACCGGCACCGGCATTCCGCCCGAGCTGCAGAACCGCATCTTTGATCCGTTCTTTACCACCAAACAGGCGCAGGGCACCGGGCTGGGCCTGTCGATCAGCCACCAGCTGGTGAGTCGCGCAGGCGGGCGGATCACTGTCCAGTCGGAGCCCGGACAAGGCAGCCGCTTCGAGATTTTTCTGCCCTGCCCGGCTGTTGCCTGA
- a CDS encoding OFA family MFS transporter — MSNRSPGGLGILHKAHITAGPGFNRWRVPPASIAIHLCIGSVYAWSVFNPPLTRELGVIASSADDWSLASVVWIFSVAIVCLGLAAAFAGKWLEEVGPRMVGVVAALLWGGGFIVGSFGISSHQLWLVYLGYGVLGGCGLGLGYVSPVSTLIRWFPDRRGMATGMAIMGFGGGAMIAAPVKGWLLSLYQTAPTYLGTQDTLQTVVENGRVFAQTAQGQVEVVLASATQAAAFGGEAGAYAVGTGSTGAAQTFMTLGIVYFVVMILAAFQYRVPAKDWTPEGWTPKPAASGLVTQNDVHIDQALKTPQFWQLWVMLCFNVTAGIGVIGVAKTMMSEIFGSVMPLVATAAFASTYVLMISVFNMVGRFFWASASDYIGRKATYMCFFILGTALYLSIPYFASAAAANPSLIYLAGFYLATMLIFSMYGGGFATIPAYLADMFGTMHVGGIHGRLLTAWSTAGVLGPLAITSLRQMSVTSAVQDLAAKVDPAAFAAKFGAPVAQLDQLVAAKTVTIAKLMEIAPAGTLDPTPGLYNTTMYCMAALLAVAFFANLLMRPVKEHHHHDEPELQAVPGE, encoded by the coding sequence ATGAGCAACCGATCACCCGGCGGGCTGGGGATCCTGCACAAGGCCCATATCACTGCCGGACCCGGCTTTAACCGCTGGCGCGTGCCGCCGGCATCCATCGCCATCCACCTCTGCATCGGCTCGGTCTATGCCTGGTCGGTCTTCAATCCGCCGCTGACCCGCGAACTGGGGGTGATCGCCTCCAGCGCCGACGACTGGAGCCTGGCTTCGGTGGTCTGGATCTTCTCGGTGGCCATCGTCTGCCTTGGCCTGGCCGCAGCTTTTGCCGGCAAATGGCTGGAAGAGGTCGGCCCCCGCATGGTCGGCGTGGTGGCCGCGCTGCTCTGGGGCGGCGGCTTCATTGTCGGCTCTTTCGGCATATCCAGCCACCAGCTGTGGCTGGTCTATCTCGGCTACGGCGTGCTCGGCGGCTGCGGGCTTGGTCTGGGCTATGTCTCGCCGGTCTCGACGCTGATCCGCTGGTTCCCTGACCGCCGCGGCATGGCCACCGGCATGGCCATCATGGGCTTTGGCGGCGGCGCGATGATCGCCGCACCGGTTAAAGGCTGGCTACTGAGCCTGTACCAGACCGCGCCCACCTACCTTGGCACCCAGGACACACTGCAGACGGTGGTCGAGAACGGCCGGGTGTTTGCCCAGACAGCCCAGGGACAGGTCGAAGTGGTGCTTGCCAGCGCCACCCAGGCAGCTGCCTTTGGCGGCGAAGCCGGCGCCTATGCGGTAGGCACCGGCAGCACCGGCGCTGCGCAGACCTTCATGACGCTTGGCATCGTCTATTTCGTGGTGATGATCCTGGCCGCCTTCCAGTACCGGGTGCCAGCCAAGGATTGGACGCCGGAAGGCTGGACACCGAAACCCGCCGCCTCGGGGCTGGTGACACAGAACGACGTGCATATCGACCAGGCGCTGAAGACACCGCAATTCTGGCAGCTGTGGGTAATGCTGTGCTTCAACGTGACCGCCGGCATCGGCGTGATCGGCGTCGCCAAGACCATGATGTCTGAGATCTTCGGCTCGGTGATGCCGCTGGTGGCGACTGCCGCCTTTGCATCAACCTACGTGCTGATGATTTCCGTGTTCAACATGGTCGGGCGGTTCTTCTGGGCCTCTGCGTCAGACTATATCGGACGCAAAGCCACCTACATGTGCTTTTTCATTCTGGGCACCGCGCTGTATCTGTCGATCCCTTATTTCGCCTCTGCCGCTGCAGCCAATCCGTCGCTGATCTATCTGGCGGGATTCTACCTGGCGACAATGCTGATCTTCTCGATGTATGGCGGCGGTTTTGCCACCATCCCGGCCTATCTGGCCGACATGTTCGGCACCATGCATGTGGGCGGCATCCACGGCCGGCTGCTGACAGCCTGGTCGACCGCAGGGGTTCTTGGACCGCTGGCCATCACCTCGCTGCGGCAGATGTCGGTGACCAGCGCGGTTCAGGATCTGGCAGCCAAAGTCGACCCGGCTGCCTTTGCGGCCAAGTTCGGCGCCCCCGTGGCGCAGCTGGATCAGCTGGTTGCGGCCAAAACCGTGACCATCGCCAAACTGATGGAGATCGCCCCGGCCGGCACTCTGGATCCGACCCCCGGCCTCTACAATACCACCATGTATTGCATGGCGGCGCTGCTGGCGGTGGCCTTCTTTGCCAACCTGCTGATGCGCCCGGTCAAAGAGCATCACCACCATGATGAGCCGGAGCTTCAGGCCGTTCCCGGCGAATAA
- a CDS encoding iron chelate uptake ABC transporter family permease subunit, with protein sequence MTLRLWLKPPGANPAQPICCGLLRRATGMTVQAAAMLLVTALPAATDTFPVEIQHLSGLAAVPAKPERIVSVSFFGHSFLLAPGQTPINLLNWYGNECSAVWPWGHDAMRDAPRAEFGSYGTPWQEMLHTHGAATGTSGRTETVITRTGSRVSATCGEHPELEGASAPLAWAGGIAIMLLCGASVAVAGPIAFAGLIVPHLARWAAGAGMRRVMLLPAVIGAQLLTAADLLRRLPLFRGNMQAGVMTASNSRGSAGMSAECWRSGGNTLGTPFLFACDKAETQHPRAALKPERADPKTNYTAANWSQT encoded by the coding sequence GTGACGCTGAGGCTGTGGCTGAAACCTCCGGGTGCCAATCCCGCGCAGCCGATCTGCTGTGGCCTGCTGCGCCGGGCAACTGGAATGACGGTACAGGCGGCGGCCATGCTGCTGGTCACCGCTCTGCCCGCCGCAACGGATACGTTTCCGGTAGAAATACAACACCTGTCCGGCTTGGCCGCCGTGCCTGCCAAACCCGAGCGCATCGTCTCTGTCAGCTTTTTCGGGCATAGTTTTCTGCTGGCCCCGGGCCAGACGCCAATCAATTTGCTCAATTGGTATGGCAACGAGTGCTCCGCCGTGTGGCCTTGGGGCCATGATGCAATGCGAGACGCCCCACGGGCTGAGTTCGGCTCCTATGGCACGCCCTGGCAGGAGATGCTGCACACGCATGGCGCCGCCACAGGAACTTCCGGACGCACCGAGACCGTCATCACCCGGACCGGGAGCCGGGTATCCGCCACCTGCGGGGAGCACCCCGAATTGGAAGGCGCCAGCGCCCCCCTGGCCTGGGCGGGCGGAATTGCCATTATGCTGCTGTGCGGCGCCAGTGTTGCGGTGGCGGGTCCAATTGCCTTTGCCGGGCTGATCGTGCCGCATTTGGCCCGCTGGGCCGCAGGCGCCGGTATGCGCCGGGTGATGCTGTTGCCTGCCGTGATCGGCGCCCAGCTGCTGACCGCCGCCGATCTCTTGCGCCGCTTGCCGCTGTTTCGAGGCAACATGCAGGCCGGTGTGATGACGGCATCAAATTCACGTGGCTCAGCCGGGATGTCAGCGGAATGCTGGCGGAGCGGGGGCAATACTCTGGGTACTCCCTTTTTGTTTGCCTGTGACAAGGCCGAAACCCAGCACCCGCGCGCAGCGCTCAAGCCAGAACGGGCAGATCCTAAAACCAATTACACCGCAGCAAATTGGAGCCAGACATGA
- a CDS encoding MotA/TolQ/ExbB proton channel family protein has translation MTIRIPAALAAFLMLTAAWAAAQETPAAPVPEIALDAPVASVPQLPASAPGPEVPEGSGNPVTAHKAGPMPPSVPPASQDELTQAARDASSKALKFLRDGGPSIWAIAVLSVITMALILWKIWRLALIGAWSRGKAGQAVQAFERGDRTAARSIVNNRSGVRSKVVSAALTAAAALPEDRAREETARVAKLHLASAATGLGALELIATIAPLLGLLGTVLGMIAAFQALQAAGSKADPALLAGGIWEALLTTAAGMAVAIPASAALTWFEAVITRIRRDLEDSAARIFIAHDPQPMKLAAE, from the coding sequence ATGACCATTCGTATCCCTGCAGCGCTGGCAGCATTTTTGATGCTGACCGCAGCCTGGGCGGCAGCCCAGGAAACCCCTGCCGCGCCGGTGCCGGAGATTGCATTGGACGCACCCGTGGCCTCTGTGCCTCAACTTCCAGCCAGCGCGCCGGGGCCTGAAGTGCCCGAGGGAAGCGGGAACCCGGTGACAGCACACAAGGCCGGCCCGATGCCCCCATCAGTCCCGCCCGCCAGTCAGGATGAATTGACACAGGCGGCACGTGACGCTTCATCCAAGGCCTTGAAATTCCTGCGCGATGGCGGCCCTTCAATCTGGGCGATCGCCGTCTTGTCGGTGATCACAATGGCCCTGATTCTGTGGAAGATCTGGCGCCTGGCGCTGATCGGCGCCTGGTCGCGCGGCAAGGCAGGACAGGCCGTTCAAGCCTTTGAACGCGGCGACCGCACCGCGGCCCGATCCATCGTCAATAACCGGAGCGGAGTGCGGTCCAAAGTCGTCAGCGCCGCGCTGACCGCCGCCGCTGCCCTGCCCGAGGACCGCGCCCGCGAGGAAACCGCCAGGGTGGCCAAACTGCACCTTGCCAGCGCGGCCACCGGTCTTGGCGCGCTGGAGCTGATTGCCACCATCGCCCCGCTTCTAGGCCTGCTGGGCACCGTTCTGGGTATGATTGCAGCCTTTCAGGCGTTGCAAGCGGCCGGCTCCAAGGCTGACCCTGCGCTGCTGGCGGGCGGCATCTGGGAGGCGTTGCTGACCACTGCTGCAGGTATGGCAGTGGCGATCCCCGCCTCTGCCGCGCTGACCTGGTTTGAAGCGGTGATCACCCGCATCCGCCGCGACCTTGAGGACAGTGCCGCCCGTATCTTTATCGCCCATGACCCGCAGCCGATGAAACTGGCGGCCGAGTAG
- a CDS encoding ExbD/TolR family protein, giving the protein MEFTETLKPRRKPSLTPMIDVVFLLLVFFMLASRFGTDAVLQLPLAAQGGSYSGPPRLVGIGAGNLDVNGVPVADSNLTQALAPLMGKPTDMLILRGRDGADLQRITDVTGLLRQAGYSNFVLVE; this is encoded by the coding sequence ATGGAGTTCACCGAAACCCTGAAACCGCGGCGCAAGCCAAGCCTGACGCCCATGATCGACGTGGTGTTTCTGCTTCTGGTGTTCTTCATGCTGGCGTCGCGCTTTGGCACCGATGCGGTGCTGCAGCTGCCACTGGCGGCCCAGGGCGGCAGCTACTCGGGGCCGCCGCGGCTGGTCGGAATCGGTGCGGGAAATCTGGATGTAAATGGCGTGCCGGTGGCAGACAGCAACCTGACCCAGGCACTGGCACCGCTGATGGGAAAACCCACCGATATGCTGATCCTGCGCGGCCGCGACGGCGCCGACTTGCAGCGTATCACCGATGTGACCGGGCTGCTGCGGCAGGCGGGCTACAGTAACTTTGTGCTGGTGGAATAA
- a CDS encoding ExbD/TolR family protein translates to MDLTEAPRRPRTESIVPMINVVFLLLIFFLMTSRLAQPDPFEVTPPDAAIEADPGAGPVLYINAEGRMHFDGAEGGEALARLAAVSGGTPVLQLRADARLEATALARLLRQLAAAGFSQAELVVRQP, encoded by the coding sequence ATGGACCTGACAGAGGCGCCCCGCCGTCCGCGGACTGAATCCATCGTACCGATGATCAATGTGGTGTTCCTGCTGCTGATCTTTTTCCTGATGACCTCGCGCCTGGCGCAGCCTGATCCGTTTGAGGTAACCCCGCCGGACGCAGCAATCGAGGCAGACCCCGGAGCCGGGCCTGTGCTGTACATCAATGCCGAAGGCAGGATGCATTTCGATGGGGCCGAAGGCGGCGAAGCCCTCGCACGGCTGGCGGCAGTCAGCGGCGGCACCCCGGTTCTGCAATTGCGCGCCGACGCCCGGCTGGAGGCAACAGCCCTGGCCCGCCTCCTGCGCCAACTGGCGGCAGCAGGCTTCAGCCAGGCTGAACTGGTGGTCCGCCAGCCATGA
- a CDS encoding energy transducer TonB, with protein sequence MKRAAEFTVFAGIAVLIHVSLFARVPGSGAQSSGAGGTAMVSIQAAPEAVAEMAEAWEKPPQTSPQIAAQSVEPLPPANVPSLPQLALDLAPRAAAQIAIPAPARTDNLQIDTAPPSPPKPQKPEPKPDPQPKPAPEPQPQQDRTSEQASAGRAEQRAAGSGGGAQAGQSGGAQAATAESGRRAKLRSIWGAKIRARVERRKRYPAGTSGKGQVVVRLTVSRSGQLLSHRIARSSGVAAFDQAALQAVARAGKFPSAPKKLQINQISLNLPMSFSK encoded by the coding sequence ATGAAACGTGCCGCTGAATTCACCGTTTTTGCCGGCATTGCCGTATTGATCCATGTGTCGCTGTTTGCTCGCGTGCCCGGTTCCGGCGCGCAATCCAGCGGCGCGGGCGGCACGGCGATGGTGTCAATCCAGGCGGCGCCTGAAGCTGTAGCGGAAATGGCCGAGGCCTGGGAGAAGCCGCCGCAGACTTCACCGCAGATCGCAGCCCAAAGCGTTGAACCGTTGCCGCCGGCCAACGTCCCTTCCCTGCCGCAACTGGCACTTGACCTGGCACCGCGGGCTGCAGCACAGATTGCAATACCCGCGCCTGCAAGAACGGACAATCTGCAAATCGACACTGCGCCGCCGTCACCTCCAAAGCCACAGAAACCAGAGCCAAAGCCGGATCCGCAGCCTAAACCCGCGCCTGAACCGCAACCGCAGCAGGACCGTACATCAGAACAGGCCTCGGCCGGCCGGGCCGAACAGCGGGCCGCCGGATCGGGCGGCGGCGCTCAGGCCGGGCAATCCGGCGGAGCACAGGCGGCAACGGCAGAGTCCGGCCGCCGGGCCAAGCTGCGCAGTATCTGGGGCGCCAAGATCCGCGCCCGTGTGGAACGGCGCAAACGCTACCCCGCCGGAACCAGCGGCAAAGGCCAGGTTGTGGTGCGTCTTACCGTCTCCCGGTCAGGCCAGCTGCTGAGCCACCGGATTGCCAGATCCTCAGGTGTCGCAGCCTTTGATCAGGCAGCCCTGCAAGCCGTCGCCCGGGCCGGCAAGTTCCCATCAGCGCCGAAAAAGCTGCAGATCAATCAAATCAGCCTTAACCTGCCTATGAGTTTCTCGAAATAA